In Plutella xylostella chromosome 4, ilPluXylo3.1, whole genome shotgun sequence, a genomic segment contains:
- the LOC119692509 gene encoding uncharacterized protein LOC119692509 isoform X1 yields the protein MYQTDKKYRLLSDILLDVTASNVNSVTRETCVKIATVLKNKKSTISRIYQNPKCLRKILNSKKFLNYHRNRHYPEIFQNLQPEINALNHSVNNSPVYSPLGNINSPQDLDNIYLQPEGSHALNHSINNSPVYSPLGIINLPQDLDNIYLQPEGSHALNHSINNSPVYSPLGIINLPQDLDNIYLQPEGSHALNHSINNSPVYSPLGIINLPQDLDNIYLQPEGSQSQYSNCYDSIYTNHTQSSSGRIYSEVSQFENCEESKLYLNAPASLSSIIIDSFNTFKHINHTESTPLPITSSPSLILKDQDIIDAPIFDNSHLNDHVLPTCTVSKCYLVDGNQPNHSIVNNNNDISDVIFDIPKEVQNLTIDTKNDKILPLTSKNISPTAIDKNSALDYVEGTFIINNSLYNVIVENNKLVEKFYPYVIKTLIHNYVNNTCTFNIRYKSYKKKYCQFKIVMECIHRDCKKVKVLLKTSDYSAEVKSNSLNFSHKSPKTGWVTGVEREILKRRLYNDKALNVKNKDLNDCLDEKFKKTKKLGLVKSDEVYRKARSEALAINDRSNNDLLDLLAYQSKHASFVQRISMPFQVIIFSLEQLQVLIQAPPTMLHFDATGSVVRKPKLSKGSEVECKRVLYYCGVVNIENRILPIFSMISGIHTTVAIYQLLMDFKYFCIKQNFWPAFNGVVSDFSFANLNALAYAFNNCRNLKEYINHTYDLITGKITMSEEYVPIYLCVAHFMKMMSQDVKKHVSDSGHINYILDMLGGLMQVRNLEEIDLYVRWLYIFFNSKYESSCVKEAETSLCNFKDTIDVVSENTNDNIEFEDKNDPLFRNNKFFFRYNDLISKIDIDSEVPNTELNVYYNPTLFDIILKKYLTVTPLWSNILKKERVSNASVENFFGTMKALVLNKRSYLKCTQFIRLEREYILAKFKEFTHNIPKKRLTKAKEDEETWERKRPRKSITHFDGKHLRPKKTNLLLKHDKALNIANIDHEPGLCKIKIEKGTDMNIDHEPVHPVLSEIKIEKDTDFKPPQQKNIDYLQHRKKKKVDEVKITDTDIKSPQQNVIDNLQLHNNGLVRDPSYYITGLERKYYVSVFDKSPDLVKELDKEDFETLSGTKWLSNIAVDHCLAVLNQNNTDKYHILSVNFSSNLFSNKIDLTDEHIQELNTRNMEQSLIFPILLQNHFTLVHLSNGGKKMTCIDPKGNEVKYVNKYGNVIKKYFKHAINLKVLKPKHIIQSDGHNCGVYVIMFIEKIITKGNLNDKFFTPQGYRSYLQHCILGHSDCIKDICYICGRSVLSLNNNKTTWKCTLCQRTLHNDCISPDRFCMLCAHYKQNHLIHD from the coding sequence ATGTACCAAACGGACAAAAAATATCGACTGTTATCGGATATATTATTAGATGTCACTGCTTCTAATGTCAATTCGGTAACTAGAGAAACATGTGTAAAGATTGCTACAgttctaaaaaataaaaaaagtacaaTCTCCCGAATTTATCAAAATCCTAAATGCTTACGAAAGattttaaactcaaaaaaaTTTTTAAACTATCATAGAAACAGACATTATCCCgaaatttttcaaaatttgcaGCCTGAAATCAATGCTCTAAATCATAGCGTAAATAATTCCCCTGTTTACTCTCCACTTGGGAACATCAATTCGCCACAGGATTTGgacaatatttacttacagCCTGAAGGCAGTCATGCTCTAAATCATAGCATAAATAATTCCCCTGTTTACTCTCCACTTGGCATCATCAATTTGCCACAGGATTTAgacaatatttacttacagCCTGAAGGCAGTCATGCTCTAAATCATAGCATAAATAATTCCCCTGTTTACTCTCCACTTGGCATCATCAATTTGCCACAGGATTTAgacaatatttacttacagCCTGAAGGCAGTCATGCTCTAAATCATAGCATAAATAATTCCCCTGTTTACTCTCCACTTGGCATCATCAATTTGCCACAGGATTTAgacaatatttacttacagCCTGAAGGCAGTCAATCACAGTACTCTAATTGTTACGATAGTATCTATACTAATCATACACAATCCTCTTCAGGAAGAATCTACTCAGAAGTCAGTCAATTTGAGAACTGTGAGGAGAGCAAACTGTATTTAAATGCTCCTGCAAGTTTATCGTCTATAATTATAGATagttttaatacttttaaacaTATCAATCATACAGAATCCACTCCATTACCAATAACAAGCTCTCCATCACTAATATTAAAAGATCAAGATATTATAGATGCACCAATATTTGACAACAGTCATTTGAATGATCATGTCTTACCCACTTGTACTGTTAGTAAATGCTACTTAGTTGACGGTAATCAGCCTAACCATTCAAtagtaaacaataataatgatatatcagatgtaatttttgacataCCAAAAGAAGTACAAAATTTAACAATAGATAcaaaaaatgataaaattttgCCTCTTACCtctaaaaatatttcaccAACAGCTATAGATAAAAATTCAGCACTAGATTATGTAGAGGgaacatttattataaataattcactTTACAATGTCAttgttgaaaataataaattagttGAAAAGTTTTACCCGTATGTGATAAAGACCTTAATACATAACTACGTCAATAATACCTGTACCTTTAATATACGCTATAAaagctataaaaaaaaatattgtcaatttaaAATTGTGATGGAATGTATTCATAGAGATTGTAAAAAAGTCaaagtattattaaaaacaagtgaCTATTCAGCTGAAGTAAAAAGTAACAGTTTAAATTTCAGCCACAAAAGTCCTAAGACAGGTTGGGTTACAGGTGTTGAAAGAGAAATTCTTAAAAGAAGGTTATATAATGACAAAgcattaaatgtaaaaaataaggaTTTAAATGACTGTCTagatgaaaaatttaaaaaaaccaaaaaattagGTTTGGTGAAATCAGATGAGGTTTACAGAAAAGCACGATCTGAAGCTCTAGCAATCAATGACAGGTCCAATAATGATTTACTTGACCTGTTGGCATATCAAAGTAAACATGCGTCATTTGTTCAACGTATTAGTATGCCATTTCAAGTGATAATATTTAGCCTCGAACAGCTACAAGTTTTGATACAGGCACCACCTACAATGCTACATTTTGATGCAACTGGCAGTGTTGTACGAAAGCCCAAACTTAGTAAAGGAAGTGAGGTTGAATGTAAACGGGTATTGTATTATTGTGGAGTGGTTAATATTGAAAATagaatattacctattttcaGCATGATTTCTGGTATTCACACTACAGTAGCCATTTATCAATTATTAATggatttcaaatatttttgtataaaacaGAATTTCTGGCCAGCTTTCAATGGAGTAGTgtcagatttttcatttgccAATTTGAATGCTCTTGCATACGCATTTAATAACTGCCGTAATTTGAAAGAATATATTAATCATACTTATGATTTGATAACAGGAAAAATAACTATGTCAGAAGAGTATGTGCCTATATACTTATGTGTGGCCCATTTCATGAAAATGATGTCACAAGATGTGAAAAAACATGTTTCTGACTCAGGCCACATTAACTATATTTTGGATATGTTGGGAGGTTTGATGCAAGTCCGAAACTTAgaagaaattgatttatatgtaagatggttgtacatattttttaattctaaATATGAATCTTCTTGTGTCAAGGAAGCCGAAACATCATTGTGTAATTTTAAAGATACCATTGATGTAGTTTCAGAAAATACAAATGATAACATAgaatttgaagataaaaatgACCCTCTTTTCAGAAATAACAAATTTTTCTTTAGATATAACGATCTTATTAGTAAAATTGACATAGACTCTGAAGTGCCCAATACTGAGTTGAATGTTTATTACAATCCAACTCTTTTCGACATAATTCTCAAGAAGTATCTGACAGTAACACCACTGTGgtcaaacattttaaaaaaagaaagagTTTCAAATGCATCTGTCGAAAATTTCTTTGGTACAATGAAAGcattagttttaaataaaaggtcATATCTGAAATGCACGCAATTTATAAGATTAGAAAGAGAATATATTTTAGCTAAATTCAAAGAATTTACACATAATATACCAAAAAAGAGACTTACAAAAGCTaaggaagatgaagaaacCTGGGAGAGGAAAAGGCCAAGAAAATCGATTACTCATTTTGATGGGAAACATTTAAgaccaaaaaaaacaaatttgctCTTAAAACACGACAAAGCATTGAATATTGCAAACATAGATCATGAACCAGGattgtgtaaaataaaaatagaaaaaggTACAGATATGAACATAGATCATGAACCAGTTCATCCAGTATTGTCTGagataaaaatagaaaaggATACAGATTTTAAACCAcctcaacaaaaaaatattgattacttacaacatagaaaaaaaaaaaaagtggaTGAAGTAAAAATTACTGATACAGATATTAAATCACCTCAACAAAATGTAATTGATAACTTACAACTTCACAACAATGGCTTAGTGAGGGATCCATCATATTACATAACTGGTTTAGagagaaaatattatgtatctgtTTTTGATAAATCGCCTGATTTAGTCAAAGAATTAGATAAGGAAGACTTTGAGACGCTTAGTGGAACAAAATGGTTATCGAATATTGCTGTTGATCACTGTCTAGCTGTATTAAACCAAAATAATACAGACAAATATCATATTCTTTCTGTCAACTTCAGTTCGAACTTATTCtcaaataaaatagatttgaCTGACGAACATATACAGGAACTGAACACAAGAAATATGGAACAATCTCTAATCTTTCCAATATTGTTACAAAATCATTTTACACTTGTTCATCTTTCAAATGGTGGAAAGAAAATGACTTGTATTGATCCTAAGGGTAATGAAGTTAAATATGTCAATAAGTACGGTAacgtgataaaaaaatattttaaacatgcCATAAATTTGAAGGTGTTGAAACCCAAACATATCATACAATCTGATGGTCACAATTGTGGTGTTTACGTGATAatgtttattgaaaaaataataaccaaaggtaatttaaatgataaattttTCACTCCCCAAGGTTATAGGTCTTACCTACAGCATTGTATACTTGGTCACAGTGACTGCATTAAAGatatatgttatatttgtggaCGTTCTGTATTAAGcctcaataataataaaacaacatGGAAGTGCACTTTATGTCAAAGAACATTACACAATGATTGTATCTCACCAGATAGATTTTGTATGTTGTGTGCTCATTATAAACAAAACCACCTTATTCATGATTAA
- the LOC119692509 gene encoding uncharacterized protein LOC119692509 isoform X2, with product MYQTDKKYRLLSDILLDVTASNVNSVTRETCVKIATVLKNKKSTISRIYQNPKCLRKILNSKKFLNYHRNRHYPEIFQNLQPEINALNHSVNNSPVYSPLGNINSPQDLDNIYLQPEGSHALNHSINNSPVYSPLGIINLPQDLDNIYLQPEGSHALNHSINNSPVYSPLGIINLPQDLDNIYLQPEGSQSQYSNCYDSIYTNHTQSSSGRIYSEVSQFENCEESKLYLNAPASLSSIIIDSFNTFKHINHTESTPLPITSSPSLILKDQDIIDAPIFDNSHLNDHVLPTCTVSKCYLVDGNQPNHSIVNNNNDISDVIFDIPKEVQNLTIDTKNDKILPLTSKNISPTAIDKNSALDYVEGTFIINNSLYNVIVENNKLVEKFYPYVIKTLIHNYVNNTCTFNIRYKSYKKKYCQFKIVMECIHRDCKKVKVLLKTSDYSAEVKSNSLNFSHKSPKTGWVTGVEREILKRRLYNDKALNVKNKDLNDCLDEKFKKTKKLGLVKSDEVYRKARSEALAINDRSNNDLLDLLAYQSKHASFVQRISMPFQVIIFSLEQLQVLIQAPPTMLHFDATGSVVRKPKLSKGSEVECKRVLYYCGVVNIENRILPIFSMISGIHTTVAIYQLLMDFKYFCIKQNFWPAFNGVVSDFSFANLNALAYAFNNCRNLKEYINHTYDLITGKITMSEEYVPIYLCVAHFMKMMSQDVKKHVSDSGHINYILDMLGGLMQVRNLEEIDLYVRWLYIFFNSKYESSCVKEAETSLCNFKDTIDVVSENTNDNIEFEDKNDPLFRNNKFFFRYNDLISKIDIDSEVPNTELNVYYNPTLFDIILKKYLTVTPLWSNILKKERVSNASVENFFGTMKALVLNKRSYLKCTQFIRLEREYILAKFKEFTHNIPKKRLTKAKEDEETWERKRPRKSITHFDGKHLRPKKTNLLLKHDKALNIANIDHEPGLCKIKIEKGTDMNIDHEPVHPVLSEIKIEKDTDFKPPQQKNIDYLQHRKKKKVDEVKITDTDIKSPQQNVIDNLQLHNNGLVRDPSYYITGLERKYYVSVFDKSPDLVKELDKEDFETLSGTKWLSNIAVDHCLAVLNQNNTDKYHILSVNFSSNLFSNKIDLTDEHIQELNTRNMEQSLIFPILLQNHFTLVHLSNGGKKMTCIDPKGNEVKYVNKYGNVIKKYFKHAINLKVLKPKHIIQSDGHNCGVYVIMFIEKIITKGNLNDKFFTPQGYRSYLQHCILGHSDCIKDICYICGRSVLSLNNNKTTWKCTLCQRTLHNDCISPDRFCMLCAHYKQNHLIHD from the exons ATGTACCAAACGGACAAAAAATATCGACTGTTATCGGATATATTATTAGATGTCACTGCTTCTAATGTCAATTCGGTAACTAGAGAAACATGTGTAAAGATTGCTACAgttctaaaaaataaaaaaagtacaaTCTCCCGAATTTATCAAAATCCTAAATGCTTACGAAAGattttaaactcaaaaaaaTTTTTAAACTATCATAGAAACAGACATTATCCCgaaatttttcaaaatttgcaGCCTGAAATCAATGCTCTAAATCATAGCGTAAATAATTCCCCTGTTTACTCTCCACTTGGGAACATCAATTCGCCACAGGATTTGgacaatatttacttacagCCTGAAGGCAGTCATGCTCTAAATCATAGCATAAATAATTCCCCTGTTTACTCTCCACTTGGCATCATCAATTTGCCACAGGATTTAgacaatatttacttacagCCTGAAGGCAGTCATGCTCTAAATCATAGCATAAATAATTCCCCTGTTTACTCTCCACTTGGCATCATCAATTTGCCACAGGATTTAgacaatatttacttacagCCTGAAG GCAGTCAATCACAGTACTCTAATTGTTACGATAGTATCTATACTAATCATACACAATCCTCTTCAGGAAGAATCTACTCAGAAGTCAGTCAATTTGAGAACTGTGAGGAGAGCAAACTGTATTTAAATGCTCCTGCAAGTTTATCGTCTATAATTATAGATagttttaatacttttaaacaTATCAATCATACAGAATCCACTCCATTACCAATAACAAGCTCTCCATCACTAATATTAAAAGATCAAGATATTATAGATGCACCAATATTTGACAACAGTCATTTGAATGATCATGTCTTACCCACTTGTACTGTTAGTAAATGCTACTTAGTTGACGGTAATCAGCCTAACCATTCAAtagtaaacaataataatgatatatcagatgtaatttttgacataCCAAAAGAAGTACAAAATTTAACAATAGATAcaaaaaatgataaaattttgCCTCTTACCtctaaaaatatttcaccAACAGCTATAGATAAAAATTCAGCACTAGATTATGTAGAGGgaacatttattataaataattcactTTACAATGTCAttgttgaaaataataaattagttGAAAAGTTTTACCCGTATGTGATAAAGACCTTAATACATAACTACGTCAATAATACCTGTACCTTTAATATACGCTATAAaagctataaaaaaaaatattgtcaatttaaAATTGTGATGGAATGTATTCATAGAGATTGTAAAAAAGTCaaagtattattaaaaacaagtgaCTATTCAGCTGAAGTAAAAAGTAACAGTTTAAATTTCAGCCACAAAAGTCCTAAGACAGGTTGGGTTACAGGTGTTGAAAGAGAAATTCTTAAAAGAAGGTTATATAATGACAAAgcattaaatgtaaaaaataaggaTTTAAATGACTGTCTagatgaaaaatttaaaaaaaccaaaaaattagGTTTGGTGAAATCAGATGAGGTTTACAGAAAAGCACGATCTGAAGCTCTAGCAATCAATGACAGGTCCAATAATGATTTACTTGACCTGTTGGCATATCAAAGTAAACATGCGTCATTTGTTCAACGTATTAGTATGCCATTTCAAGTGATAATATTTAGCCTCGAACAGCTACAAGTTTTGATACAGGCACCACCTACAATGCTACATTTTGATGCAACTGGCAGTGTTGTACGAAAGCCCAAACTTAGTAAAGGAAGTGAGGTTGAATGTAAACGGGTATTGTATTATTGTGGAGTGGTTAATATTGAAAATagaatattacctattttcaGCATGATTTCTGGTATTCACACTACAGTAGCCATTTATCAATTATTAATggatttcaaatatttttgtataaaacaGAATTTCTGGCCAGCTTTCAATGGAGTAGTgtcagatttttcatttgccAATTTGAATGCTCTTGCATACGCATTTAATAACTGCCGTAATTTGAAAGAATATATTAATCATACTTATGATTTGATAACAGGAAAAATAACTATGTCAGAAGAGTATGTGCCTATATACTTATGTGTGGCCCATTTCATGAAAATGATGTCACAAGATGTGAAAAAACATGTTTCTGACTCAGGCCACATTAACTATATTTTGGATATGTTGGGAGGTTTGATGCAAGTCCGAAACTTAgaagaaattgatttatatgtaagatggttgtacatattttttaattctaaATATGAATCTTCTTGTGTCAAGGAAGCCGAAACATCATTGTGTAATTTTAAAGATACCATTGATGTAGTTTCAGAAAATACAAATGATAACATAgaatttgaagataaaaatgACCCTCTTTTCAGAAATAACAAATTTTTCTTTAGATATAACGATCTTATTAGTAAAATTGACATAGACTCTGAAGTGCCCAATACTGAGTTGAATGTTTATTACAATCCAACTCTTTTCGACATAATTCTCAAGAAGTATCTGACAGTAACACCACTGTGgtcaaacattttaaaaaaagaaagagTTTCAAATGCATCTGTCGAAAATTTCTTTGGTACAATGAAAGcattagttttaaataaaaggtcATATCTGAAATGCACGCAATTTATAAGATTAGAAAGAGAATATATTTTAGCTAAATTCAAAGAATTTACACATAATATACCAAAAAAGAGACTTACAAAAGCTaaggaagatgaagaaacCTGGGAGAGGAAAAGGCCAAGAAAATCGATTACTCATTTTGATGGGAAACATTTAAgaccaaaaaaaacaaatttgctCTTAAAACACGACAAAGCATTGAATATTGCAAACATAGATCATGAACCAGGattgtgtaaaataaaaatagaaaaaggTACAGATATGAACATAGATCATGAACCAGTTCATCCAGTATTGTCTGagataaaaatagaaaaggATACAGATTTTAAACCAcctcaacaaaaaaatattgattacttacaacatagaaaaaaaaaaaaagtggaTGAAGTAAAAATTACTGATACAGATATTAAATCACCTCAACAAAATGTAATTGATAACTTACAACTTCACAACAATGGCTTAGTGAGGGATCCATCATATTACATAACTGGTTTAGagagaaaatattatgtatctgtTTTTGATAAATCGCCTGATTTAGTCAAAGAATTAGATAAGGAAGACTTTGAGACGCTTAGTGGAACAAAATGGTTATCGAATATTGCTGTTGATCACTGTCTAGCTGTATTAAACCAAAATAATACAGACAAATATCATATTCTTTCTGTCAACTTCAGTTCGAACTTATTCtcaaataaaatagatttgaCTGACGAACATATACAGGAACTGAACACAAGAAATATGGAACAATCTCTAATCTTTCCAATATTGTTACAAAATCATTTTACACTTGTTCATCTTTCAAATGGTGGAAAGAAAATGACTTGTATTGATCCTAAGGGTAATGAAGTTAAATATGTCAATAAGTACGGTAacgtgataaaaaaatattttaaacatgcCATAAATTTGAAGGTGTTGAAACCCAAACATATCATACAATCTGATGGTCACAATTGTGGTGTTTACGTGATAatgtttattgaaaaaataataaccaaaggtaatttaaatgataaattttTCACTCCCCAAGGTTATAGGTCTTACCTACAGCATTGTATACTTGGTCACAGTGACTGCATTAAAGatatatgttatatttgtggaCGTTCTGTATTAAGcctcaataataataaaacaacatGGAAGTGCACTTTATGTCAAAGAACATTACACAATGATTGTATCTCACCAGATAGATTTTGTATGTTGTGTGCTCATTATAAACAAAACCACCTTATTCATGATTAA